AAACCTTATAACTTGGGTCCATAACACAATGACATTTAAGGTACTTTAATCTGAATAGCTAAAATTCCAGAAAGAGTCAATAAAATTGTAATCATGACATCTTAGCTATCACTCTTTTAGCCCAAATTCTAAAAAGCAGGGAACTAAAATGCAGAAACCTGTGCTTGATATTGATATCGCAACGCAGCTCTTGGAAAAGATCAGTAATGGTCAGCATCGACCCACCATTCATTAGGCAGCTAAGCTCAGACAGCACCTAGGAATTTGAAAGAGAAAGAAGTAGCAGAGATTCAATTAAATGACAAACAAGTTATATTTAGATGCAGTAAAAGTAGCAGTGTAATACCGTGTCAGCCTTTGCAGCATAAGATGCTAGCAAATCCTCATCAAGATCATCGCCGGTCTCATAGAGAATATCTGTCCCGTGCATGATAGTTGGTGAGCTCATCCCAAGCTGGGGTTTAACTATTTTTTCAATAATATCAATCAACTTTGAACGATGCATATTTATCTCGAGTAATAGAGGTGTCTGCATTTAATCAAAATGCACGTAATTGGATCAAAATAGTAGTTCAGATGTCAAGCTAAATGATAATATAATAGTATTACAATTGGAAAAGCAACCTACCTCGGAACAAACATAGCAAGACTTGTTAGGTTCAAATGGTTCCACTGGCATTAGTAACTGCTTTTTTGAAGGATGTTCAAGACAGTATGTCATCCTGCATAAAAATTTGGAACGATGTAGATAAAACCAGCCACCGCAAATTTAGATTCTGTGACAATGCAGATGTTCATATGCATATACATATACAGTGACATTTAAGACACTAATATGCCACCAACTTGAGAGCATAGACAACTTGCCATCCAAATAACATGATAATTggcaaacaaaaaataaaaagtattCAGAGTAAAGGAACCTTCACACACCTATATCTTTTTGTATCGTTTTGCAGCACCTTGATGGCCTCAATAACAATCAATCCAGCAATAATAGCATTGGTTGTTGCAACAGCATGAACAATATTTCCAGCAATACCTTTAGCTTCAAATAGACTATGCAAAGGAATTTCAAAAGAAGAAGCTCGAATGTTTGCAGCTGCGGTAACAAATTCTACAGCTAGTTGATCATCCTTGTCAAATGTCAAATTCCCAATGTCCTGCCAAACATCCACATCCCAACCCAAAAAATACAAGGAAAAGATATTCAAAATCTCCACATGGCAGAactaagagaaagaaaataatcatgataataataatcaaattcaaGGGAACCAACAATAGAAGAGCCCAAACTGACCTTCTCTCTTTTCAAGAAAAATAGGTTTAAAGCCTCGAGAAAGATTCTTGAGTTTTCCTTAAGGCTCCATATATCCTGTGGATTTTTCATGCCCAGAGATGCCATGGCAGACACTGATGTTGGATCACTGGTTGTCCCATTTTTCTCCACATTTCCATTCTGTTGAGTTGGCTCATCAGGCAGGCTATCCCTAATGTATACAGGCTTTGGTCTCTTACGGTTTTTCCATGTCTCCTCGTTAGACAAGGCCATTTCAATGTTATAACCAAATACATGATCATATATTCTCCTTCCGTACTGATCAATGTCTTCATCGTTTCTGCGCTCAAATACATCCTCCACATGATCTGACGAGCTAGCAGCATCACCTGAACGCACATTTAAATCGTTCTCCTGGTTCTTATCCCCAAACAACTTCATAAAGAGAAGCTCCTTTGCCCATACAATACAGTGAACAAACTACAAAAGTAGAAACCTTGTTTTAATTTACAGCAAGTC
The Humulus lupulus chromosome 6, drHumLupu1.1, whole genome shotgun sequence DNA segment above includes these coding regions:
- the LOC133781773 gene encoding SUMO-activating enzyme subunit 2 is translated as MDLLHHFSVVKGAKVLMVGAGGIGCELLKTLALSGFQDIHIIDMDTIEVSNLNRQFLFRQSHVGLSKARVARDAVLKFRPQISITPYHANVKDSNFDLDFFKQFNVVLNGLDNLDARRHVNRLCLAAEVPLVESGTTGFLGQVTVHVKGKTECYECQPKPAPKTYPVCTITSTPSKFVHCIVWAKELLFMKLFGDKNQENDLNVRSGDAASSSDHVEDVFERRNDEDIDQYGRRIYDHVFGYNIEMALSNEETWKNRKRPKPVYIRDSLPDEPTQQNGNVEKNGTTSDPTSVSAMASLGMKNPQDIWSLKENSRIFLEALNLFFLKREKDIGNLTFDKDDQLAVEFVTAAANIRASSFEIPLHSLFEAKGIAGNIVHAVATTNAIIAGLIVIEAIKVLQNDTKRYRMTYCLEHPSKKQLLMPVEPFEPNKSCYVCSETPLLLEINMHRSKLIDIIEKIVKPQLGMSSPTIMHGTDILYETGDDLDEDLLASYAAKADTVLSELSCLMNGGSMLTITDLFQELRCDINIKHREVFDEEKEPDGMVLSGWSQAPTAENNADKSLDNAEGSASEPSTVETGNNNEKETISTKKRKLSEVFEDGPQSDVQETRASKKIEVVDEDDDLVMLDAGDFGTFKKRQS